One window of the Streptomyces sp. TS71-3 genome contains the following:
- a CDS encoding MarR family winged helix-turn-helix transcriptional regulator: MAENPPAPSRIRALPSWLLGRAAARGRGLVAEALARHDMKMWHHVVLAAVADLGPLAQAELGRTVSLDPKDMVGVLNDLQAAGLVVRRPDPADRRKNAVSLTPDGERRLEECTTAGKRANDELLAPLSAAEREQFLEMLRRISGVR; the protein is encoded by the coding sequence ATGGCGGAGAACCCCCCGGCGCCCAGCCGCATCCGCGCCCTCCCGAGCTGGCTCCTCGGCCGGGCGGCGGCCCGTGGACGCGGCCTGGTCGCGGAGGCACTCGCGCGACACGACATGAAGATGTGGCATCACGTCGTCCTCGCGGCCGTCGCGGACCTCGGCCCACTCGCCCAGGCCGAACTGGGCAGGACGGTCTCGCTCGATCCGAAGGACATGGTCGGCGTCCTCAACGACCTTCAGGCGGCGGGCCTCGTCGTGCGGCGCCCCGACCCGGCCGACCGCCGCAAGAACGCGGTGAGCCTCACCCCTGACGGCGAGCGGCGCCTTGAGGAGTGCACGACGGCGGGGAAACGGGCCAACGACGAACTCCTGGCCCCGCTGTCGGCAGCCGAGCGGGAGCAGTTCCTGGAGATGCTGCGGAGGATCAGCGGGGTGCGGTGA